The genomic DNA CTTCGATTGTAGCTTGATCATCTTCAATAACTCTGTATACTTTTTCCCAAGAAGAACTTAAGTATTCATTTAATGTATTTTCGATAGCTAAACCAGATAAATCTTCATACACACCTGCACTTGCTCTATCACTAGCTGTTATAATCCCAATTTTTGCAATATTTTTATTCAATAATAATCCTTTTTTTAAATAGATAAATCACGTTTTTAATATATGTCCTGCATTTTTTATATAATAAACACTTGCATACTCTTTAAAAAAATCCATTGTTTCTTTGCTTTGAATTATTTCATCTTTTTCGCCCAAATATACTTCAATCTTAGTGCCTTTTCCCAAAAGTTTTTCAAGATTCTCTTTTTTCCACTCATAAGACAACAATGTTTCTAATTCTTCGTATGTTCCTTCTTTAATATAAGAAGAACAATCATAAGAAGAAGGAGATGCAATGTTTTTAATAAAGTTCAAAACATAGGATTTTTTATTTTTTTTATAATACATAAGTTGTAATCTGTGAAATTTTTTATTTTTACTTTGAAAAAAAGCAGGTGAGAAGAGTTGTAATAAGTCTATTCTTTTTTCGCTTACTAAAGCTTTAGAAAATGCTTCTATGCACCCATATGAAAATCCCTGTAGCGTAAAGTCATTTTCTATTAAATAAGAAGAAAACAGTTCTTTTTCATCTTTTAGACAAAAGCCAGAAAAATAATTAGAAGTCATTTTCACTTATAACCTCTTTATCCAACATAATGTCTTTTAGTTTATTAATGGTATTAATATTCTTTGACAATTCACTTCTTAAGGCATTTTTTACTTCACTTAACAATTCTTCACTTGAGTGAGCCATTTTGTAATCATTGGTCATTGTAAGGGCCAAAGTATCAGCATCTTGTAAATCTTTTACATTTACAATATATTGTTCATGTTTAATAACGTCTATTC from Campylobacteraceae bacterium includes the following:
- the bioV gene encoding pimelyl-ACP methyl ester esterase BioV, whose protein sequence is MKMTSNYFSGFCLKDEKELFSSYLIENDFTLQGFSYGCIEAFSKALVSEKRIDLLQLFSPAFFQSKNKKFHRLQLMYYKKNKKSYVLNFIKNIASPSSYDCSSYIKEGTYEELETLLSYEWKKENLEKLLGKGTKIEVYLGEKDEIIQSKETMDFFKEYASVYYIKNAGHILKT